The Caballeronia sp. NK8 genome includes a window with the following:
- a CDS encoding type IV secretion system protein codes for MRLFKNKRRAALSTAPGMYAEEDPSQVIFETSTKLKLEANRWMLISFGLAVIAVGAVWTRQPPPSVTRVVGVSADTGGHPIVTELVAYKPDSQAVRTTVKDMAIRWFTIEPVLSDRLETSRMTANINSVKAQMIGAAAGQFRDWLKADTPFQQITANPKLIREVDVRNIALLEDSTVLVEFTTTTSQAGATGKPDVKSYALTLRYQIVAPTAEQALTTNPFGIFIPFFRLERTA; via the coding sequence ATGCGTCTTTTCAAGAACAAGCGTCGGGCCGCGCTGTCTACGGCTCCTGGCATGTACGCGGAGGAAGATCCGAGCCAAGTCATCTTTGAGACAAGCACGAAGCTTAAGCTCGAAGCTAACCGCTGGATGCTGATCTCGTTCGGCCTTGCCGTGATCGCCGTCGGCGCGGTATGGACGCGGCAACCTCCGCCTTCGGTTACTCGCGTTGTAGGCGTGTCTGCGGATACCGGCGGCCATCCGATCGTAACCGAGCTTGTCGCCTACAAGCCAGACTCGCAAGCTGTGCGCACGACGGTCAAAGACATGGCGATTCGCTGGTTCACGATTGAGCCGGTGCTTTCGGACCGGCTCGAAACTTCGCGCATGACCGCCAACATCAACTCGGTCAAGGCGCAGATGATCGGCGCGGCAGCCGGTCAGTTCCGCGATTGGCTGAAGGCCGACACACCGTTCCAGCAGATCACGGCAAACCCGAAACTGATCCGCGAAGTCGACGTGCGCAACATCGCGCTGCTCGAAGACTCGACCGTGCTCGTCGAATTTACAACGACCACCTCGCAGGCTGGCGCGACCGGCAAGCCGGACGTGAAATCGTACGCACTCACGTTGCGCTATCAAATCGTCGCGCCGACTGCTGAGCAGGCGTTGACGACAAACCCCTTCGGCATCTTCATTCCGTTCTTCCGCCTTGAGCGGACCGCATAA